The proteins below are encoded in one region of Pongo pygmaeus isolate AG05252 chromosome 20, NHGRI_mPonPyg2-v2.0_pri, whole genome shotgun sequence:
- the CEACAM21 gene encoding carcinoembryonic antigen-related cell adhesion molecule 21 isoform X3 has protein sequence MGPPSARPHRECIPWQGLLLTASLLTFWNAPTTARLFIVSVPFEVAEGENVHLSVVYLPENLYSYGWYKGKTVEPNQLIAAYVIDTHVRTPGPAYSGRETISPSGDLHFQNVTLEDTGYYTLQVTYRNSQIDQASHHLRVYESVAQPSIQASSTTVTEKGSVVLTCHTNNTGTSFQWIFNNQSLQVTKRMALSWFNHVLTIDPIRQEDAGEYQCEVSNPVSSNRSDPLKLTVKSDDNTLGILIGVLVGNLLVAALVCFLLLRKAGRASDQSDFREQQPSASTPGHGPSDSSIS, from the exons ATGGGGCCCCCCTCAGCTCGTCCCCACAGAGAATGCATCCCCTGGCAGGGGCTCCTGCTCACAG CCTCACTTTTAACCTTCTGGAACGCGCCCACCACTGCCAGGCTCTTTATTGTATCAGTGCCCTTTGAAGTTGCTGAAGGGGAGAATGTTCATCTCTCTGTGGTTTATCTGCCCGAGAATCTTTACAGCTATGGCTGGTACAAAGGGAAAACGGTGGAGCCCAACCAGCTAATCGCAGCATATGTAATAGACACTCACGTTAGGACTCCAGGGCCTGCATACAGCGGTCGAGAGACAATATCACCCAGTGGAGATCTGCATTTCCAGAACGTCACCCTGGAGGACACGGGATACTACACCCTACAAGTCACATACAGAAATTCTCAGATTGACCAGGCATCTCACCATCTCCGTGTATACG AGTCAGTGGCTCAGCCCTCCATCCAAGCCAGCAGCACCACAGTCACAGAGAAGGGCTCTGTGGTCCTGACCTGCCACACAAATAACACTGGAACCTCTTTCCAGTGGATTTTCAATAACCAGAGTCTGCAGGTCACGAAGAGGATGGCGCTGTCCTGGTTTAACCATGTGCTCACCATAGACCCCATCAGGCAGGAGGATGCTGGGGAGTATCAGTGTGAGGTCTCCAACCCAGTCAGCTCCAACAGGAGTGACCCCCTCAAGCTGACTGTAAAAT CAGATGATAACACCCTAGGCATCCTGATCGGGGTCCTGGTTGGGAATCTTCTGGTGGCTGCACTGGTGTGTTTCCTGCTCCTCCGAAAAGCTGGCAG GGCCAGTGATCAGAGTGACTTCAGAGAGCAGCAGCCCTCAGCCTCCACCCCCG GCCACGGACCCTCTGACAGCTCCATCTCCTAG
- the CEACAM21 gene encoding carcinoembryonic antigen-related cell adhesion molecule 21 isoform X2 — translation MRRPRAQLIFCVTKGNNLPAVTEPRPEHSRASLLTFWNAPTTARLFIVSVPFEVAEGENVHLSVVYLPENLYSYGWYKGKTVEPNQLIAAYVIDTHVRTPGPAYSGRETISPSGDLHFQNVTLEDTGYYTLQVTYRNSQIDQASHHLRVYESVAQPSIQASSTTVTEKGSVVLTCHTNNTGTSFQWIFNNQSLQVTKRMALSWFNHVLTIDPIRQEDAGEYQCEVSNPVSSNRSDPLKLTVKYDNTLGILIGVLVGNLLVAALVCFLLLRKAGRASDQSDFREQQPSASTPGHGPSDSSIS, via the exons ATGAGGAGACCCAGGGCCCAGCTGATTTTCTGTGTCACAAAGGGAAATAATCTACCTGCTGTGACAGAACCAAGGCCAGAACACAGCAGAG CCTCACTTTTAACCTTCTGGAACGCGCCCACCACTGCCAGGCTCTTTATTGTATCAGTGCCCTTTGAAGTTGCTGAAGGGGAGAATGTTCATCTCTCTGTGGTTTATCTGCCCGAGAATCTTTACAGCTATGGCTGGTACAAAGGGAAAACGGTGGAGCCCAACCAGCTAATCGCAGCATATGTAATAGACACTCACGTTAGGACTCCAGGGCCTGCATACAGCGGTCGAGAGACAATATCACCCAGTGGAGATCTGCATTTCCAGAACGTCACCCTGGAGGACACGGGATACTACACCCTACAAGTCACATACAGAAATTCTCAGATTGACCAGGCATCTCACCATCTCCGTGTATACG AGTCAGTGGCTCAGCCCTCCATCCAAGCCAGCAGCACCACAGTCACAGAGAAGGGCTCTGTGGTCCTGACCTGCCACACAAATAACACTGGAACCTCTTTCCAGTGGATTTTCAATAACCAGAGTCTGCAGGTCACGAAGAGGATGGCGCTGTCCTGGTTTAACCATGTGCTCACCATAGACCCCATCAGGCAGGAGGATGCTGGGGAGTATCAGTGTGAGGTCTCCAACCCAGTCAGCTCCAACAGGAGTGACCCCCTCAAGCTGACTGTAAAAT ATGATAACACCCTAGGCATCCTGATCGGGGTCCTGGTTGGGAATCTTCTGGTGGCTGCACTGGTGTGTTTCCTGCTCCTCCGAAAAGCTGGCAG GGCCAGTGATCAGAGTGACTTCAGAGAGCAGCAGCCCTCAGCCTCCACCCCCG GCCACGGACCCTCTGACAGCTCCATCTCCTAG
- the CEACAM21 gene encoding carcinoembryonic antigen-related cell adhesion molecule 21 isoform X4, with protein sequence MGPPSARPHRECIPWQGLLLTASLLTFWNAPTTARLFIVSVPFEVAEGENVHLSVVYLPENLYSYGWYKGKTVEPNQLIAAYVIDTHVRTPGPAYSGRETISPSGDLHFQNVTLEDTGYYTLQVTYRNSQIDQASHHLRVYESVAQPSIQASSTTVTEKGSVVLTCHTNNTGTSFQWIFNNQSLQVTKRMALSWFNHVLTIDPIRQEDAGEYQCEVSNPVSSNRSDPLKLTVKYDNTLGILIGVLVGNLLVAALVCFLLLRKAGRASDQSDFREQQPSASTPGHGPSDSSIS encoded by the exons ATGGGGCCCCCCTCAGCTCGTCCCCACAGAGAATGCATCCCCTGGCAGGGGCTCCTGCTCACAG CCTCACTTTTAACCTTCTGGAACGCGCCCACCACTGCCAGGCTCTTTATTGTATCAGTGCCCTTTGAAGTTGCTGAAGGGGAGAATGTTCATCTCTCTGTGGTTTATCTGCCCGAGAATCTTTACAGCTATGGCTGGTACAAAGGGAAAACGGTGGAGCCCAACCAGCTAATCGCAGCATATGTAATAGACACTCACGTTAGGACTCCAGGGCCTGCATACAGCGGTCGAGAGACAATATCACCCAGTGGAGATCTGCATTTCCAGAACGTCACCCTGGAGGACACGGGATACTACACCCTACAAGTCACATACAGAAATTCTCAGATTGACCAGGCATCTCACCATCTCCGTGTATACG AGTCAGTGGCTCAGCCCTCCATCCAAGCCAGCAGCACCACAGTCACAGAGAAGGGCTCTGTGGTCCTGACCTGCCACACAAATAACACTGGAACCTCTTTCCAGTGGATTTTCAATAACCAGAGTCTGCAGGTCACGAAGAGGATGGCGCTGTCCTGGTTTAACCATGTGCTCACCATAGACCCCATCAGGCAGGAGGATGCTGGGGAGTATCAGTGTGAGGTCTCCAACCCAGTCAGCTCCAACAGGAGTGACCCCCTCAAGCTGACTGTAAAAT ATGATAACACCCTAGGCATCCTGATCGGGGTCCTGGTTGGGAATCTTCTGGTGGCTGCACTGGTGTGTTTCCTGCTCCTCCGAAAAGCTGGCAG GGCCAGTGATCAGAGTGACTTCAGAGAGCAGCAGCCCTCAGCCTCCACCCCCG GCCACGGACCCTCTGACAGCTCCATCTCCTAG
- the CEACAM21 gene encoding carcinoembryonic antigen-related cell adhesion molecule 21 isoform X1, which produces MRRPRAQLIFCVTKGNNLPAVTEPRPEHSRASLLTFWNAPTTARLFIVSVPFEVAEGENVHLSVVYLPENLYSYGWYKGKTVEPNQLIAAYVIDTHVRTPGPAYSGRETISPSGDLHFQNVTLEDTGYYTLQVTYRNSQIDQASHHLRVYESVAQPSIQASSTTVTEKGSVVLTCHTNNTGTSFQWIFNNQSLQVTKRMALSWFNHVLTIDPIRQEDAGEYQCEVSNPVSSNRSDPLKLTVKSDDNTLGILIGVLVGNLLVAALVCFLLLRKAGRASDQSDFREQQPSASTPGHGPSDSSIS; this is translated from the exons ATGAGGAGACCCAGGGCCCAGCTGATTTTCTGTGTCACAAAGGGAAATAATCTACCTGCTGTGACAGAACCAAGGCCAGAACACAGCAGAG CCTCACTTTTAACCTTCTGGAACGCGCCCACCACTGCCAGGCTCTTTATTGTATCAGTGCCCTTTGAAGTTGCTGAAGGGGAGAATGTTCATCTCTCTGTGGTTTATCTGCCCGAGAATCTTTACAGCTATGGCTGGTACAAAGGGAAAACGGTGGAGCCCAACCAGCTAATCGCAGCATATGTAATAGACACTCACGTTAGGACTCCAGGGCCTGCATACAGCGGTCGAGAGACAATATCACCCAGTGGAGATCTGCATTTCCAGAACGTCACCCTGGAGGACACGGGATACTACACCCTACAAGTCACATACAGAAATTCTCAGATTGACCAGGCATCTCACCATCTCCGTGTATACG AGTCAGTGGCTCAGCCCTCCATCCAAGCCAGCAGCACCACAGTCACAGAGAAGGGCTCTGTGGTCCTGACCTGCCACACAAATAACACTGGAACCTCTTTCCAGTGGATTTTCAATAACCAGAGTCTGCAGGTCACGAAGAGGATGGCGCTGTCCTGGTTTAACCATGTGCTCACCATAGACCCCATCAGGCAGGAGGATGCTGGGGAGTATCAGTGTGAGGTCTCCAACCCAGTCAGCTCCAACAGGAGTGACCCCCTCAAGCTGACTGTAAAAT CAGATGATAACACCCTAGGCATCCTGATCGGGGTCCTGGTTGGGAATCTTCTGGTGGCTGCACTGGTGTGTTTCCTGCTCCTCCGAAAAGCTGGCAG GGCCAGTGATCAGAGTGACTTCAGAGAGCAGCAGCCCTCAGCCTCCACCCCCG GCCACGGACCCTCTGACAGCTCCATCTCCTAG
- the CEACAM21 gene encoding carcinoembryonic antigen-related cell adhesion molecule 21 isoform X5, translating into MAPRHFLLVTLSTESVAQPSIQASSTTVTEKGSVVLTCHTNNTGTSFQWIFNNQSLQVTKRMALSWFNHVLTIDPIRQEDAGEYQCEVSNPVSSNRSDPLKLTVKSDDNTLGILIGVLVGNLLVAALVCFLLLRKAGRASDQSDFREQQPSASTPGHGPSDSSIS; encoded by the exons ATGGCCCCAAGACACTTTCTGTTGGTCACTCTATCCACAGAGTCAGTGGCTCAGCCCTCCATCCAAGCCAGCAGCACCACAGTCACAGAGAAGGGCTCTGTGGTCCTGACCTGCCACACAAATAACACTGGAACCTCTTTCCAGTGGATTTTCAATAACCAGAGTCTGCAGGTCACGAAGAGGATGGCGCTGTCCTGGTTTAACCATGTGCTCACCATAGACCCCATCAGGCAGGAGGATGCTGGGGAGTATCAGTGTGAGGTCTCCAACCCAGTCAGCTCCAACAGGAGTGACCCCCTCAAGCTGACTGTAAAAT CAGATGATAACACCCTAGGCATCCTGATCGGGGTCCTGGTTGGGAATCTTCTGGTGGCTGCACTGGTGTGTTTCCTGCTCCTCCGAAAAGCTGGCAG GGCCAGTGATCAGAGTGACTTCAGAGAGCAGCAGCCCTCAGCCTCCACCCCCG GCCACGGACCCTCTGACAGCTCCATCTCCTAG
- the CEACAM21 gene encoding carcinoembryonic antigen-related cell adhesion molecule 21 isoform X6 codes for MAPRHFLLVTLSTESVAQPSIQASSTTVTEKGSVVLTCHTNNTGTSFQWIFNNQSLQVTKRMALSWFNHVLTIDPIRQEDAGEYQCEVSNPVSSNRSDPLKLTVKYDNTLGILIGVLVGNLLVAALVCFLLLRKAGRASDQSDFREQQPSASTPGHGPSDSSIS; via the exons ATGGCCCCAAGACACTTTCTGTTGGTCACTCTATCCACAGAGTCAGTGGCTCAGCCCTCCATCCAAGCCAGCAGCACCACAGTCACAGAGAAGGGCTCTGTGGTCCTGACCTGCCACACAAATAACACTGGAACCTCTTTCCAGTGGATTTTCAATAACCAGAGTCTGCAGGTCACGAAGAGGATGGCGCTGTCCTGGTTTAACCATGTGCTCACCATAGACCCCATCAGGCAGGAGGATGCTGGGGAGTATCAGTGTGAGGTCTCCAACCCAGTCAGCTCCAACAGGAGTGACCCCCTCAAGCTGACTGTAAAAT ATGATAACACCCTAGGCATCCTGATCGGGGTCCTGGTTGGGAATCTTCTGGTGGCTGCACTGGTGTGTTTCCTGCTCCTCCGAAAAGCTGGCAG GGCCAGTGATCAGAGTGACTTCAGAGAGCAGCAGCCCTCAGCCTCCACCCCCG GCCACGGACCCTCTGACAGCTCCATCTCCTAG